A section of the Mesobacillus jeotgali genome encodes:
- a CDS encoding MBL fold metallo-hydrolase → MKIQHIRNATIIVNYAGKRFLIDPMLADKGTYPPFPNSARQDQNNPLVALPASLENVIQGIDAVIVTHLHLDHWDEAAKEALPKEMRLFVQNEQDAASLRKDGFTNIEVLTEDTTFEGIKLIKTRGEHGRGEILTLAGPVCGVVFKHPVEKTLYVAGDTVGYEGVNETIAAHTPDIIVVNAGDNQFHQGGSLVMGKEDVYEVYQAAPEAKIIAVHLEAVNHWTLSREELRGFAEAKGIISSVLVPEDGDSYTF, encoded by the coding sequence ATGAAGATTCAGCATATACGTAATGCAACGATCATTGTGAACTATGCAGGAAAAAGGTTTCTAATCGATCCGATGCTGGCCGACAAAGGCACCTATCCTCCATTCCCTAATTCAGCAAGACAGGACCAAAATAATCCCCTTGTCGCCTTGCCAGCTTCATTAGAAAATGTCATTCAAGGTATTGATGCAGTCATCGTTACTCACCTACATCTTGATCACTGGGATGAAGCAGCAAAAGAAGCTCTGCCAAAAGAAATGAGATTATTTGTCCAGAACGAGCAAGATGCAGCATCACTTCGTAAAGATGGTTTTACCAATATTGAAGTCTTAACAGAGGACACCACTTTTGAAGGAATCAAACTCATCAAAACAAGGGGCGAACATGGAAGAGGTGAAATCCTTACACTGGCTGGCCCCGTATGTGGTGTGGTATTCAAGCATCCTGTGGAGAAAACTTTGTATGTGGCCGGAGACACCGTGGGGTACGAGGGTGTAAATGAAACTATAGCTGCACACACTCCAGACATCATTGTCGTAAACGCTGGGGACAATCAATTTCACCAAGGCGGATCCCTCGTTATGGGAAAAGAAGATGTCTATGAAGTTTACCAAGCAGCCCCTGAAGCAAAAATAATCGCTGTCCATTTGGAAGCGGTGAACCACTGGACACTATCAAGAGAAGAACTGAGGGGTTTTGCCGAAGCAAAAGGAATCATTTCTAGTGTGTTAGTGCCAGAAGATGGAGATTCTTATACGTTTTAA
- a CDS encoding polynucleotide kinase-phosphatase produces the protein MRIALPHTGIVLLVGPSNSGKTTLLKRWQEQGKIAPSEVVSSDQFRELVSDKEFVDWRNIPKEEADILFDEYSIISKEAFEMMDSLIRTRCRLNKLTLVDATHLQPDDRKRYIAMARESHVPIVSIVLDVPEKVLLERDEQRANPRSKRRIKQQYQVFTREKRFMKKEGIRSIYFVKEVDEIELTRRSHPLELEVGAGIDIIGDIHGCYDEMIELLEKLGYKKDNEDLYLHPEGRRFLSIGDVMSRGPQSLRSMIFFYRHVEKGLAYMIDSNHGWKIARWLDGKKVTLSHGDEKVEQEFWQYEEEYGAEAASEWRFMLKDFLLKSPSHYILKKNGIPTVVCAHAGIKDEYIGKQSPEVSDFCRYGDTDGFNEKGKPVRKDWFIGHQTSQLIVWGHDPKPQPLKINNSLNIDQGAVFGGNLTAFRYPEKQIVSVKAREDYSGADDNPLHEWERKRLNQPNIGKFLQGYSVLTDEFGEIAVPAETVKPAIDTVSHYTIPIEQLLYIPPTMSPTPAPSPLEQYLEHPAEAIRYYRSNGIEKMVAEKKHMGSRGILLLFKDHEAAKKHVGAETLGVIYTRTGRRFFEKELEEEIIHKLNDDLHSHEYFARHQTDYVLLDAEIMPWNLKAKELISKQYAHVAENAIMDRSVMYEKLAEAAKDKEDFMRWLKEYDEKLTNAKEFAEVFQGYCWDVVTLDDIQIAPFHVLAHSDMTFFNETHEWHMKMNHQFAHCSSLFVTTEYKIIDSPASEAEVIEWWEKITKDGHEGIVIKPERYIARSKGQLLQPAIKVRGSKYLKIIYGMDYLQPENLIRLKKRNTGKKQKLALKEFALGIEGIHRFVNKESIERVHECVLATLAMEQDRVDPRL, from the coding sequence ATGAGAATTGCCTTACCTCATACAGGAATCGTGCTTCTTGTCGGACCTTCAAACAGCGGCAAGACGACCCTGCTGAAGCGATGGCAGGAGCAAGGAAAAATAGCTCCTTCTGAAGTAGTCAGTTCCGACCAGTTCCGTGAACTGGTCAGTGACAAGGAATTCGTGGACTGGAGAAACATACCAAAGGAAGAAGCAGATATCCTGTTTGATGAATACAGCATCATTTCAAAGGAAGCTTTCGAGATGATGGATAGTTTGATACGAACCAGATGCAGGCTGAACAAGTTAACACTTGTGGATGCGACCCACCTTCAGCCTGATGATCGGAAAAGATATATTGCGATGGCAAGGGAAAGTCATGTCCCGATTGTATCGATCGTTCTTGATGTACCTGAAAAAGTACTTCTTGAAAGAGATGAGCAGCGGGCAAATCCACGAAGCAAACGGCGTATCAAGCAGCAATACCAGGTATTCACGCGGGAAAAGCGTTTTATGAAAAAAGAAGGAATCAGGTCAATATACTTTGTGAAGGAAGTTGACGAGATTGAACTGACTAGGCGCAGTCATCCGCTTGAACTCGAAGTCGGAGCTGGGATTGATATCATCGGTGATATCCACGGCTGTTATGATGAAATGATCGAACTTCTAGAAAAACTAGGCTACAAAAAGGATAATGAGGATCTTTATCTGCATCCTGAGGGCAGGAGGTTCCTTTCAATTGGGGATGTGATGAGCCGTGGTCCTCAGTCCCTCAGGAGCATGATATTCTTTTACCGACATGTCGAAAAAGGGCTGGCGTACATGATTGATAGTAATCATGGCTGGAAGATTGCTAGATGGCTTGATGGGAAGAAGGTAACCCTCTCGCATGGCGATGAAAAGGTTGAGCAGGAATTTTGGCAGTATGAAGAAGAGTACGGGGCAGAAGCGGCATCCGAGTGGAGATTTATGCTGAAGGATTTCCTTCTCAAGTCGCCGTCCCATTATATTTTAAAAAAGAACGGGATTCCTACAGTTGTTTGTGCTCATGCAGGTATTAAAGATGAGTATATTGGCAAGCAGTCGCCTGAAGTCAGTGATTTTTGCCGCTATGGAGATACTGATGGCTTTAATGAAAAAGGGAAACCGGTTAGAAAAGACTGGTTTATTGGGCATCAAACCAGCCAGCTTATTGTCTGGGGGCATGATCCGAAGCCACAGCCGCTCAAAATCAATAACAGTCTCAATATTGATCAGGGGGCCGTATTCGGGGGAAATCTTACTGCCTTCCGTTATCCTGAAAAACAGATTGTCTCAGTAAAGGCGAGAGAAGATTATTCTGGAGCAGATGATAATCCGTTGCATGAATGGGAAAGAAAGCGCCTGAATCAACCGAATATCGGTAAATTTCTGCAGGGCTATTCCGTACTGACCGACGAGTTTGGCGAGATTGCCGTTCCGGCAGAAACTGTAAAACCTGCAATTGATACAGTTTCGCATTACACGATTCCAATTGAACAGCTGCTTTATATACCGCCAACAATGAGCCCGACGCCGGCACCATCTCCTTTGGAACAATACCTTGAGCATCCAGCGGAGGCAATCCGCTACTATCGAAGCAATGGCATCGAAAAAATGGTTGCGGAGAAAAAGCATATGGGCAGCCGTGGGATTCTGTTACTGTTCAAGGATCATGAAGCTGCGAAAAAACATGTTGGTGCTGAGACACTGGGTGTCATTTATACCAGGACTGGCAGAAGGTTTTTCGAGAAGGAACTAGAAGAAGAGATTATCCACAAATTAAATGACGATTTGCATAGTCATGAGTATTTTGCCAGGCATCAGACGGATTATGTCCTGCTTGACGCTGAAATCATGCCGTGGAACCTGAAGGCAAAGGAACTGATCAGTAAGCAGTACGCGCATGTTGCCGAAAATGCGATTATGGATCGTTCGGTGATGTACGAAAAGTTAGCTGAGGCGGCAAAAGATAAAGAGGATTTCATGAGGTGGCTAAAGGAATACGATGAAAAATTGACCAATGCAAAAGAATTCGCGGAGGTTTTTCAAGGGTATTGCTGGGATGTAGTCACGCTGGACGATATCCAGATCGCACCATTTCATGTACTTGCCCACAGCGATATGACGTTTTTTAATGAAACGCATGAATGGCATATGAAAATGAACCACCAGTTTGCTCACTGCTCAAGCTTGTTTGTCACCACGGAGTACAAGATTATCGACAGCCCGGCGAGTGAGGCAGAAGTGATTGAATGGTGGGAAAAAATTACAAAGGACGGGCACGAAGGGATTGTAATTAAACCGGAGCGTTATATTGCGCGAAGCAAAGGACAACTGCTCCAGCCAGCCATCAAGGTCAGAGGCAGCAAATATCTGAAAATCATTTATGGCATGGACTATTTACAGCCTGAAAACCTAATAAGACTTAAGAAACGCAATACAGGCAAAAAGCAAAAACTTGCATTGAAGGAATTCGCACTGGGTATCGAAGGAATCCACCGCTTCGTGAACAAAGAATCCATCGAAAGAGTTCATGAATGCGTTCTGGCCACTCTGGCAATGGAGCAAGATAGAGTCGATCCGCGGTTGTAG
- a CDS encoding TolB family protein, whose product MRLKVLLVVFISFLLSMEVSAEAPLTAAFVRDHQLWIKTGDQEIQVTRGRYVLSPKWSYDGRFIAYIDGDEKGEKSDLYIYDTKEKENYQPYQIETSDFKWSPIQNQIAYNSHGVLNVTKMNNGRPMGFENVSLGVSGFEWFPNGREFIVSSQSSLRPTGWGPIPLYKIPVNANLDKNKVEPFYTIVTNENELFGIDADFFKWSHDGKWVAFIVLPTASWSMDSNKLCVISNEGEQFQAVGNMLRNEHWLKWAPSANQLAYISGEGRFLVENKKATIADMPTAIQQKQYTPEGHVDLDLEWYSPNKVIVARAKENKEWNEGPVPTMLTALYTIDLKTEDQRQISRPEKNEYDRQPQSVGRFITWIRSNRKRKDLWMKEGVNGQEYKWIKNIDSAPVFLKR is encoded by the coding sequence TTGAGGTTGAAAGTATTACTTGTTGTGTTCATTAGTTTTCTTTTATCGATGGAAGTTAGTGCTGAAGCACCGCTCACTGCTGCTTTTGTCCGTGATCATCAGTTATGGATCAAAACGGGAGACCAGGAAATACAGGTGACCAGGGGCCGATATGTGCTTTCACCCAAATGGTCGTATGATGGACGGTTCATTGCATATATAGATGGGGATGAAAAGGGTGAGAAATCAGACTTGTACATTTATGATACCAAGGAAAAAGAGAACTATCAGCCTTACCAGATAGAAACCTCTGATTTTAAATGGTCACCGATTCAAAATCAAATAGCTTATAATTCTCATGGTGTATTAAATGTGACCAAAATGAACAATGGCAGGCCAATGGGCTTCGAGAACGTATCCCTGGGGGTGAGCGGGTTCGAATGGTTTCCGAATGGGAGAGAATTCATTGTTTCCTCACAATCAAGTTTGCGTCCGACCGGTTGGGGCCCGATACCACTCTATAAAATACCGGTCAACGCAAACCTGGATAAAAATAAAGTAGAACCATTTTATACGATTGTGACAAATGAAAACGAATTGTTTGGCATAGATGCTGACTTTTTTAAGTGGAGCCATGATGGCAAATGGGTCGCGTTCATTGTTTTACCAACTGCCTCATGGTCGATGGATAGCAACAAACTATGTGTCATCTCCAATGAAGGGGAACAATTTCAAGCTGTTGGAAATATGCTTAGAAATGAACACTGGCTCAAATGGGCACCATCGGCAAATCAACTTGCGTACATTTCTGGAGAAGGAAGGTTCTTAGTGGAAAACAAGAAGGCCACAATCGCAGACATGCCGACAGCAATCCAGCAAAAACAGTATACACCAGAAGGACATGTCGATCTTGATTTGGAATGGTACTCTCCGAACAAGGTAATTGTAGCTCGGGCGAAAGAAAATAAAGAATGGAATGAGGGCCCTGTTCCCACGATGTTAACTGCCCTATATACCATTGATTTAAAAACGGAAGATCAGAGACAAATTTCCCGTCCAGAGAAAAACGAATACGACCGGCAGCCACAATCAGTCGGAAGATTTATCACTTGGATACGAAGCAATAGGAAAAGGAAAGATTTGTGGATGAAGGAGGGAGTGAACGGTCAAGAGTATAAATGGATTAAAAATATCGATTCAGCTCCTGTCTTTTTAAAGCGCTGA
- a CDS encoding FixH family protein — MKKFLTVFIAIMFLLTACNTDQDRKESSLEDPPELLEVSIVVPEKIEINQEVTIKAHVSQGEEKVTNADEVKFEIWRSGQNDHEMTPAKNEQDGNYSIKKTFTEGGNYFIVAHTTANRMHSMPKIEIIVGGNELGSSHEEGSENEKNTEHEHNEHHNSEVSFDFTAPAVIKSKQQAELAVKIAQQEEIVSGARVRFEIWKEKETNHQFIEAEEISAGTYSTKYTFPEDGRFHIKIHVEKGNIHDHTEKSLDVDSN, encoded by the coding sequence ATGAAGAAATTTTTGACTGTTTTTATCGCGATTATGTTTCTGTTGACGGCTTGTAATACTGATCAAGATAGAAAGGAAAGTTCACTTGAAGACCCACCAGAACTTCTGGAAGTTTCAATCGTTGTTCCTGAAAAAATTGAAATTAATCAGGAGGTTACAATAAAAGCTCATGTGAGTCAGGGTGAGGAGAAAGTTACCAATGCAGATGAAGTGAAATTTGAAATTTGGAGATCCGGACAGAATGACCATGAAATGACACCTGCGAAAAACGAGCAGGATGGGAACTATTCGATCAAAAAAACATTCACAGAAGGCGGGAATTATTTTATCGTGGCTCATACTACAGCCAACCGGATGCATAGTATGCCAAAAATAGAAATCATTGTAGGTGGAAACGAATTAGGAAGCAGCCATGAGGAAGGCTCGGAAAATGAAAAAAACACCGAACACGAACATAACGAACATCATAATAGCGAAGTTTCCTTTGATTTTACTGCACCCGCGGTGATTAAAAGCAAACAGCAAGCGGAGCTAGCCGTGAAGATTGCTCAACAGGAAGAGATTGTTTCGGGAGCTCGTGTCCGTTTTGAAATCTGGAAAGAGAAAGAGACAAATCATCAGTTCATCGAGGCCGAGGAAATTTCAGCTGGCACATATTCCACTAAATACACCTTCCCAGAAGACGGCCGCTTTCATATAAAAATTCATGTCGAAAAAGGGAATATCCATGATCATACAGAAAAATCGCTAGATGTAGATTCAAATTAA
- a CDS encoding GNAT family N-acetyltransferase produces the protein MQNKTDTYLGYCKTNEFIGLGSLVLNEEKIDEAELGYMLFPEHWGKGYGSEIAEILIRKANRTAVKRLTAIIDPKNIPSRKILINNGFISLKLCEIEGLPGEILSKEL, from the coding sequence ATACAGAATAAAACAGATACATATTTGGGCTACTGTAAAACTAATGAATTTATAGGTCTCGGAAGTTTGGTCTTAAATGAAGAGAAAATAGACGAAGCGGAGTTAGGCTATATGCTGTTTCCTGAACATTGGGGCAAGGGGTATGGGAGTGAGATTGCGGAAATTCTCATTCGGAAAGCAAATAGAACAGCGGTAAAACGGTTAACTGCGATTATTGATCCTAAAAATATACCATCCAGAAAAATATTAATTAATAATGGCTTTATTTCATTGAAGTTGTGTGAAATTGAGGGGCTGCCTGGGGAGATATTAAGCAAAGAATTATAA
- a CDS encoding methyltransferase domain-containing protein → MQLTIRAVGENVQVISHLLAKNPHNIYERHQKGHAVRMFFSRFTNHEVEATVFVAPDSLELVKNQANQYDITHYINDREFAVSSIFISLIRNALGTALNGQPKEEYGEWVKHPFDLELSFGPVASGLSDQQIVELFAPLGFDVVINRPEIEYNINLKSKSSVRFITLNGMSTLQMALRQIFVLVPVLDNYKHYYIDEKEIEKIERYGEGWLDDHPKKSFILKQALRFKTVYELVEVQENAVAEPGAKKTRLNDLRYEKIVDFIRDLENKESIVDFGSGEGKLSARLGFIPGVKEILAVEPSEEASLRAMERFTKYEGKADFVKPTQLWGSLFYYDDRLKGKDVIILCEVIEHIDVDRLPKVFETILHDYRPKNLLVTTPNREYNQLYAMDTEFRHGDHRFEWTRKEFEAWCKERNSKGEYELVFNSIGEENEQFGSPTQMCIFKRKEVSK, encoded by the coding sequence ATGCAATTAACGATACGGGCTGTTGGTGAAAATGTTCAGGTGATTTCCCATCTGCTGGCGAAAAACCCCCATAACATCTATGAAAGACACCAAAAAGGCCATGCTGTAAGGATGTTTTTCAGTCGTTTTACCAATCACGAGGTTGAAGCAACCGTGTTCGTTGCGCCTGATTCTCTTGAACTGGTAAAAAATCAAGCTAATCAATATGACATTACTCACTACATAAATGACCGGGAGTTTGCGGTCAGCAGTATTTTCATTTCTTTGATTAGAAATGCCCTTGGGACGGCTCTTAACGGACAGCCAAAGGAGGAGTATGGCGAGTGGGTGAAGCATCCTTTTGACCTTGAACTGAGTTTTGGCCCGGTGGCCTCTGGCCTGTCGGATCAACAAATCGTTGAGCTGTTCGCTCCGCTCGGATTTGATGTGGTCATTAACCGGCCAGAAATCGAGTACAATATTAACCTGAAATCCAAAAGCTCTGTCAGGTTCATTACTTTAAATGGGATGTCTACATTACAGATGGCTTTGCGGCAGATTTTTGTGCTCGTACCTGTACTGGACAATTACAAGCATTATTATATAGATGAGAAAGAAATTGAAAAAATCGAACGTTATGGCGAGGGATGGCTTGATGACCACCCAAAAAAGTCCTTTATTTTAAAGCAGGCGCTGCGCTTTAAAACTGTATATGAGCTGGTAGAAGTCCAGGAAAATGCTGTGGCTGAACCAGGAGCTAAAAAAACCCGTCTAAATGATTTGCGTTATGAAAAAATTGTGGACTTTATCAGGGATTTGGAGAATAAGGAAAGCATTGTGGACTTTGGTTCAGGTGAAGGAAAGCTGAGTGCCAGGCTTGGTTTTATACCCGGTGTCAAGGAAATACTTGCCGTCGAACCTTCTGAAGAAGCATCGCTGCGAGCAATGGAGCGATTCACTAAGTATGAAGGTAAGGCGGATTTCGTTAAACCGACCCAGCTATGGGGATCGCTTTTTTACTATGATGACCGCCTGAAGGGGAAAGACGTGATCATTTTATGCGAAGTGATTGAGCATATCGACGTGGATCGGCTGCCGAAAGTGTTTGAAACAATTCTCCATGATTATCGTCCAAAGAACCTTCTGGTCACTACTCCGAACAGGGAATACAACCAGCTTTATGCAATGGATACGGAGTTCAGGCATGGGGACCATCGTTTTGAGTGGACAAGGAAAGAGTTCGAGGCCTGGTGTAAAGAGAGAAATAGCAAAGGGGAGTACGAGTTGGTCTTCAACAGTATTGGCGAGGAGAACGAACAATTCGGTTCTCCAACTCAAATGTGCATTTTTAAAAGAAAGGAGGTTTCAAAATGA
- a CDS encoding winged helix-turn-helix transcriptional regulator: protein MDKSICPRFEKAMGILGQRWTGLILYQLLSGPQRFCTIESSVGVSGRVLSERLKDLESEGIVKREVFPETPVRIEYSLTDKGQALEPLMKEIENWSQSWLEK from the coding sequence ATGGATAAGTCAATATGTCCTAGATTTGAAAAAGCCATGGGAATTTTAGGCCAAAGATGGACAGGGTTGATTCTATATCAGCTCTTATCAGGCCCTCAGCGCTTTTGCACAATAGAATCATCAGTTGGAGTAAGCGGCAGAGTCCTTTCTGAAAGGTTAAAAGATCTGGAAAGCGAAGGAATCGTCAAACGAGAAGTATTCCCAGAAACACCTGTAAGAATAGAATATTCCTTAACCGATAAAGGCCAGGCATTAGAACCGTTAATGAAAGAAATTGAAAACTGGTCGCAAAGTTGGCTGGAAAAATAG
- a CDS encoding Lrp/AsnC family transcriptional regulator, which translates to MLDQTDNQILDELSRNSRIKMKELGEKVHLTAPAASARIAKLEDSGVIEGYTIKLNHTKMGFFIHAFITVLTQSIHHQPYLDFLKGQEKYQINHYKISGGGCYLLECKFPSNEIMNLFLEELNQYANYKLSIVIKKS; encoded by the coding sequence ATGTTGGACCAGACGGATAATCAAATCCTTGATGAGCTCTCCAGAAACAGCCGAATAAAGATGAAGGAATTAGGGGAGAAAGTCCACTTAACGGCTCCTGCTGCCTCAGCAAGAATCGCGAAGCTAGAGGATAGCGGGGTCATTGAGGGATATACCATCAAACTCAATCATACCAAGATGGGCTTCTTCATACATGCATTTATCACGGTTCTGACACAAAGCATCCACCATCAACCATACCTGGATTTTTTAAAAGGACAGGAAAAATACCAGATCAATCATTATAAAATCAGCGGAGGAGGGTGTTATCTGCTAGAATGTAAGTTTCCTTCAAATGAAATCATGAATCTTTTTTTAGAGGAATTGAATCAGTATGCGAACTACAAATTATCGATTGTCATTAAAAAAAGCTGA
- a CDS encoding MBL fold metallo-hydrolase has product MPMTSTMSGMIQNGAEGVYSLTVQIVNLCFVQISEEPGDWVLVDAGMPKSADKIIQAAEDIFGEGARPKAIILTHGHFDHVGAIIDLIEHWQVPVFAHPLELPYLTGQKDYPKPDASVEGGLVAKISPAFPHEGIDLGTNVQALNEDGTVQHMSGWKWLHTPGHTPGHVSLFRESDRVLIAGDAFVTVKQESLYSVMTQEQEISGPPRYLTPDWESGRTSVQKLEALQPSYAITGHGIPMAAGTLRENLRKLVDEFDDIAIPDYGKFVDGEK; this is encoded by the coding sequence ATGCCTATGACTTCTACAATGAGCGGGATGATTCAGAATGGCGCAGAGGGTGTATACAGCCTTACTGTCCAAATCGTAAACCTGTGTTTTGTCCAGATTTCCGAGGAACCAGGGGACTGGGTGCTTGTTGATGCAGGGATGCCTAAGTCAGCTGATAAAATCATCCAAGCGGCAGAGGATATCTTTGGAGAAGGAGCTAGGCCAAAGGCAATCATTCTTACACATGGACACTTTGACCATGTTGGCGCGATTATCGACCTGATTGAGCACTGGCAGGTTCCTGTTTTTGCACATCCACTCGAGCTTCCTTATTTAACAGGCCAAAAAGATTATCCAAAGCCTGATGCAAGTGTAGAAGGCGGTCTTGTTGCTAAGATCTCACCTGCTTTTCCGCATGAAGGGATTGACCTTGGAACAAATGTTCAGGCTCTTAATGAAGATGGCACGGTGCAGCATATGTCTGGCTGGAAGTGGCTTCATACTCCAGGGCATACACCTGGCCATGTTTCATTATTCAGGGAATCCGACCGTGTTCTGATTGCAGGGGATGCTTTTGTGACGGTCAAACAGGAATCCCTATACAGTGTTATGACTCAGGAACAGGAAATTAGCGGCCCGCCACGTTACTTGACACCTGACTGGGAATCAGGGAGGACATCAGTTCAAAAACTGGAAGCCCTGCAGCCATCTTATGCCATTACCGGCCACGGAATCCCTATGGCAGCAGGAACATTAAGAGAAAATCTCAGAAAACTGGTTGACGAATTCGATGACATTGCGATCCCAGACTACGGAAAGTTTGTTGATGGTGAAAAATAG
- a CDS encoding GNAT family N-acetyltransferase has translation MNIHYSIFNSAPNDEISAGLIKLHGKIFGASEDLIEKMAAKPELMVIIAQAGDNVIGYKIGYELSSEKYYSWLGGVDPDFRRHGIAAELMKRQHKLLLEKGYRIVQTKTMNKWRNMLVLNIKNGFDVIDTQIDEKGIHKILLEKQLASERSNE, from the coding sequence TTGAATATTCATTACTCCATTTTCAATTCAGCACCAAATGATGAGATTTCAGCTGGGCTAATTAAATTGCACGGGAAAATTTTCGGCGCCTCAGAGGATTTGATCGAAAAAATGGCAGCGAAACCTGAATTAATGGTGATAATCGCACAGGCCGGTGATAATGTAATTGGATATAAAATTGGTTATGAACTGTCCAGCGAGAAATATTATAGCTGGTTAGGCGGGGTGGATCCCGATTTTAGGAGACATGGCATTGCAGCTGAATTAATGAAGAGGCAGCATAAGCTTTTGCTGGAAAAAGGATACAGGATTGTCCAAACAAAAACGATGAATAAATGGCGTAATATGCTGGTACTGAATATTAAAAATGGATTTGATGTGATTGATACCCAGATTGATGAGAAGGGTATACATAAAATTCTCCTTGAAAAGCAATTGGCCAGTGAAAGAAGCAATGAGTGA
- a CDS encoding IS1182 family transposase (programmed frameshift), with amino-acid sequence MFRPRRDSQNEAEFVFIEDLVPEDHFLRKVDKYIDFSFIEKKVRPFYSENNGRPSDPIMLFKMMFIGYFYGIRSERQLEREVQMNVAYRWFLGLKLNDPVLDHSTISWNRRKRFKDTNIFQEIFDEIVLLAINHKMVGGRVLFTDSTHLKANANKHKFTREEIEIETREYIEELNKAVDEDRTNHGKKPLKEREEVTETKEIRKSTTDPDCGFMSRDNKQEMFCYLDHRTTDMKFNIITDAYVTPGNVHDSVPYLSRLDRQIDRFGFKVEAVALDSGYLTNPICKGLHDRSIFGVIAHRRYQPTKGLFPKWKFTYDKEQDIYTCPNDQELVYRTTTRDGYREYKSDSKKCSECPLLKECTRSKNKQKVITRHVWEDFKEKVRLNRLSLSGKMLYKYRKEKVERSFADSKELHGLRYCRLRGLHNASEQVLLTAACQNIKKIATHLAKLG; translated from the exons ATGTTCAGACCTAGAAGAGATTCACAAAATGAAGCTGAATTTGTTTTCATTGAAGACTTGGTCCCTGAGGACCACTTTCTACGAAAGGTTGATAAGTACATAGATTTTTCTTTTATCGAGAAAAAAGTCCGTCCATTTTATTCTGAGAATAACGGTCGCCCTTCGGACCCTATTATGCTTTTTAAGATGATGTTCATTGGTTATTTTTATGGCATTCGTTCTGAACGACAATTAGAACGGGAAGTTCAGATGAATGTTGCCTACAGGTGGTTCCTGGGTTTAAAGCTGAATGATCCAGTACTAGATCATTCGACAATCAGTTGGAATCGACGAAAACGTTTTAAGGATACGAACATCTTTCAAGAGATCTTTGATGAAATTGTCCTTCTGGCCATTAATCATAAAATGGTGGGTGGAAGGGTGTTATTTACTGACTCCACTCACCTTAAAGCCAATGCAAATAAACACAAATTTACTCGTGAAGAAATCGAAATCGAGACTAGGGAATACATAGAAGAACTCAATAAAGCTGTTGATGAAGATAGAACAAACCACGGAAAAAAGC CACTAAAAGAAAGAGAGGAGGTGACAGAGACCAAGGAAATTCGAAAAAGTACAACCGATCCTGATTGTGGCTTCATGTCCAGAGATAATAAGCAGGAAATGTTCTGTTATCTGGACCACCGAACAACAGATATGAAGTTTAATATCATAACAGATGCCTATGTAACACCTGGAAATGTCCATGACTCTGTCCCTTACCTTTCTAGATTGGATCGTCAAATTGATCGTTTTGGATTTAAAGTAGAAGCTGTGGCGCTCGACTCAGGATATTTAACAAATCCAATTTGTAAAGGTCTACACGACCGAAGTATTTTTGGTGTAATTGCCCATCGGAGATATCAGCCAACAAAAGGTCTTTTCCCAAAATGGAAGTTTACATATGACAAAGAACAAGACATCTATACTTGTCCTAATGACCAAGAGTTGGTTTACCGCACCACAACAAGAGATGGATACCGTGAATATAAGTCCGACTCTAAAAAATGTTCAGAATGCCCACTCCTGAAGGAGTGCACAAGATCAAAAAATAAACAAAAGGTCATAACTCGTCATGTGTGGGAGGACTTCAAGGAAAAGGTCCGCCTAAACAGACTCTCCCTCTCCGGAAAAATGCTTTATAAATATAGAAAAGAAAAAGTCGAGCGAAGCTTCGCAGATTCGAAAGAACTGCATGGGCTTCGCTATTGCCGGTTGCGGGGCTTACACAATGCGAGTGAGCAAGTGTTACTCACTGCAGCGTGTCAGAATATAAAAAAGATCGCCACACACCTAGCTAAGCTAGGATAA